TAAAGCTTATGGTTTGTGTCAAGTCATATTTGTGGTACATCTGAGTGGTGTTAAGATACTTCCTTTTGCAATCAGATCTGCATTCAGAGAAGATGTGCTTCTTTGTTTTGCAGAAACTGTTATTCTACTGTCAGTTTGTTCATGCTCTATTTGCCCATCATGTTGAGGTTccaatggaaagaaaaattgggCATCCCTTTGGCGTGTGCCTTCGACAATCTTAATTTTTGTACTTCATCTAGCTTATTCTCTCTCTAGACATTTGAGAAACGCTCTACTAATCCCCcctcttttttgtttgtatttcaGAGGTCTATTTGGGTTTATATGGTGACCTTGAACATGCATCTGTAGAAGAATattctgttctctctctctctcttgtttttgtttttgtttttgtttggtgTGTCTGACTTTGGGATTTATGAATTTGTTGTGCTTCAAAGTGTATGAATACCTGACAAAGAGCGTACCTATATGTGACGAATCTACCTCTTGCCCATGAATTGCAGCTGATTTTGTTTACAATTACCTGTTTATCATATCTTTGTATTTTCCTCTTTTGTTCAAGAGTTCCATGTAGTCAAGTTTTCTGACACTTCTCCTCTCCTACCACTTTCAGTCAACAAAGGGTGTTTGCTGTTCAAGTATTTGAGTTGCATAGATTGATAAAGGTAAACTGTTATTGACCGACATAAGTTATTGCCTTTTCTGTATTGTGATGCATATAATTTAAATTCATAATCTGATTTAGATTAGCCTAGAAGAATCATAAGTTTGAATACTTTTTATTCAAGCAGGTTCAGAGATCGATTGCTGGTTCACCACACCTCTTGGTTGAGAATAATCATTATCTGGCTAAACCTTCTTTGAAGGTATCTCCTACGAAGAAGCTGCCTGCTGAGTACCTTCTGACATCAGTGCAACGGAATGTTAAGCAGAAAGATGATTCTCAAAATCAGAGTATTGAATGTGCAGCTGAGAATGCAGTTGCAAAGCCCACTCTTCCTTCTCTAAACAATGGTATCAAAGGGGGACATGTTAGTCAACATTCAAGCTGTGGGCTTAATTCTGGAAATCCACCAGCAGCACCTGTTGCTACTGATAATAAAATGATTCCGTGGTGTTTCCATCCACCTCCAGGGAATCAATGGTTGGTTCCCATTATCTCTCCTTCTGAAGGACTTTTCTACAAGCCATATACAGGGCCTTGTCCACCTACTGGTGGTTTCATGGCTCCTGTTTATGGAGGTTGTGGGCCTGTTAGCCTACCTCCAATGGCAGGGGACTTTATGAATCCTGCATATGGAGTTATGGCTACTCACCAACAAGGCATAGGTGTTCTTCCTGGCACTCCTCCAGTTGGTCCGACATACTTCACTCCATATGGCATTCCAGTCATGAGCCCGGTTACATCTGCCTCAGCTGTTGACCAGTCAAGCCTGTTAGCTGGTACCCGGCCACATGGGCAAGCAGAAAAATTATCAGCATGGGAGGTAAAATTCAATATGCGCCAAGAAAGCTCATGCAACTATTCAAACCAGAATAGTGAAGCTGTTGCTAGTGGTGCTTGGAAGTTTAAGACATCTAAAGATAGTGAATTACAAGGGAGTACAACAAGCAGTCCATGTGAGAGGGCACAAGGAGCAGGGCCAGGTCATGTAGCTGAAGAAAGGGATCCTCTCCCACTTTTTCCTATGGCTTCAGCTGTTCAGGTTCCGGATCAAGATCCTCAGGCCCATTGCAGCGACCAGCAGACCCGGGTGATCAAGGTTGTGCCGCACAACCCTAGATCTGCAACTGAGTCGGCAGAACGAATTTTCCGGTCCATacagaaagagaaacagaaatatGATTCAGTAAATAATTCAGTTTAGTTGATGTTACTCTGTTGTTGTATCTTCATCTTAATTCTCTTCACGCCATGACAAATCACACGGCGATAAAAATATATTTAGCTGATCCAACTTGATTGGTGTTTTGATCCATTTTGTCGGTTCTTTTTTCAGGTGGTTTATGGTTTTAATAGTTTCTTTGATGATATATTATTTAACTGTAAATATTACTTCTGAAAGACTATTAAGAAAGGTgtatggttttttattttaaatgtttagatgGTTGACAAAAGTATTGCCACAGGGAAACCATTTGTATGTGAAGTCAAAAGTTTTAGATGCTATCACATGAATAGGAATTGTTATGGGTTGTTGTATCAGTTGATATATTTGAAGGGAAAAGCTGTCTTTTGAGCTCCTCTTAATTCTCTTCCTCACTCCCCTTAAATTGTACTGACTAGTAATTGAAGGTCCAAATTGAAACTACATATCTTGAGCACTCAGCTATGACACTGGCCCCATGTAGTTTGATAATGGAAGGGATGTGATGAAAAGGGTCGcccctttttctttcaatgGGAAGTACCCAAGTCGAATTAATAAACTTTGTGTAATTGTGAAAATAAGATCCACAACTTTGTTACAAGTATGGATATTTGAAGTCATCTATGCTAAAACTTAAGTTGCATTTGTTGTTCCTGTAGATAATTTGCCTGTCTTTTTCTTGGTTTATCTTTTTTAAGGGGAActgttctctgtccaggagcaTAGCTGcttgaggggggagggggggggggcatcaAGCAGGACTTCATTTGTGTCATTTCGCCCTCCCACatgtttgggtttgggcttagttagtaagtacgcgtataatacgcgtattatacgcgtaCCTGAATTTTTGAACGAataatactcccgtccccgcactttcccgtatttttataaaaaaacgcgTTTTTTAACCGATCGcgtattatactcgtataattCGGGTATTATACGTTTTATACTTTTTAAGTTTTACtctaatgttttaaaaaaaaaaaaaaaaaaaaaaaaaaaaccccccaaagattagaattttttcacgatttcactttcccttcttttgtgatttgcgTTTTCACTCCAAAGTCCAACCCTAGAAGGCAAGACTCAAGAGCAGCGGCAGCCcctccatctccgttcaacaccTGCTATTGTCAAAGCTTCGACGGCAACAAAGATAGGCGACGGCAAGCAGACGGCAAAGAAGACGGCAGAGGCGACAGCGGCGACGGCAAGAATGCTGACGGCAGCGCGACAAGCTCcttgtttatttcttcttccactgTTGTTCTTCGGAAGAACTTCTTCCACTGTGGTTAGTATCCCTTTCTCTATTTCGTATGAAAGAATGGAAGATGATGCAGATTGGCTTCATAGAGAACTTGGGATTGGAGAATATGCACGAGACAGTGATAGTATTCAAACTCCAACATATGGTGGCACTCTAAGTCAGCTGCGCAATCTCTCACAGACTCCTTTCACACATGGTTCAACTTCTGAGACACAAGAACCATTAGATATCAATGATTGATGGTTTCCTTCTTTATGACATGAAGGATTTGTTATTGTTAGAGACTATTTTATGGGACTTGTTCCTATTAGAGActattttatggggttttcATGGTTCCAGAATACATTAtgtcttacttttttttatgtttgatgagATGTAATAGACTATTATATTGATATTTTATCGTTTAGAGACtactttattgatattttgatattttaagtgctaatcttagagatgtaatataagatattatattattgtgtttattttagtttataaaatcatgatattattttgtttattaggtggtgaatgcatgttatataatgaatatatgcccgtttttttaaaagtattattgccgtctatgccgtattatacacgtattaaacgcgtatcgtattattaccgtatgcgttttatgaagccgaatttttaaaaagtattattaccgtctagtccgtttaattgccgtacgtatccgttcccgttcaattgccgttcccgaacttactaactaagggttTGGGTGTACACTTCCGGAGAGAGTTATTTTTTCCTTATCTTTATTTCTGTTGTATTAAATGATTTTTACTAATTAAGGAAAAGTAAGTTTCAAaatgtctcttttgtttttttcatttgtCCCTTGGTTTTTTTGTCTCTAACAAGGTTTGAACCATTGATCTCCCCGGTATTTTTTTATCAAGGAAAGTAGTGGGAATTGTTTAGTCTCACACATTTCTCATGGAAAAGTAGTGTGGTTCATATTATACCATGGGAACTACAATGATAGGGTTCTTTGGAAGAAAAGCTCCCTATAGTCTTTTGTCTCCCGAGGGCTTAGGAGTAGGTATGTAAATGGGcaatcgaaaatccgaatccgatccgcatctatatctgtttagggacatctgtattcgtttagatatatctggaaaaaaaaatatgaatacttaataataaaaaattaagtaaattgagggttttttaagattcaacaggttctagaatatgagtaaaagagaatcatgatccaAGAGATATGGATTGCGAATGTGATGTATCCGCTAGggagaggaaggtccgggttatacaaggcagagatgtaaacggatggtcgaaaatccaaattcgatccgcatctgaatccatccgaatacggatacctcatccgtttagaggtatccgtattcggccagggaatatctggatccgatcacatccgatctgtatccaatctgaatccgatctgtttacattcCTAGTTAAGAGTTTGCTTTAACACACATGCACCAAGTCGAACTATGGCAGTCTTGGCGTGTGTGCAATTTCTTTTTGTTCCCGACTAGATTTGAAACCGATTTTTCTTCTGCTGACACTAGATAGGTATTTCTAACGTCAATCAGAGTGTGTTCATAATTGGGGTTTGTCATCAACCTTATCGACATACACTGCAATTTGGCCACCATTGAACAGGATAATTCTAGCATTGGATGTGCATCGTATGATTTGTCACCGGTGTCGGAGATCTTTCATTGCGTGCCATCCAAAATGCTTTGGACACTGATAAAAACTAGTTTtccgtcttttttttttttgggggggtcaAATGTCTTCTCTTGTTGTGAAACACGACTTTTAGTCCCCTTTGAAAAGGTGTTTCCGAGAGGCATctttctataaatagaggtcGTCTTGGACACTTTAAATGATCCTTCTTAGTGTTCCATTACCTCTCTATGTTTTTTGATAATTATTTTGAGAGCTCTCTTTTTGTTATATTCATTTGGTTGATGAGAGAATAATCTGAGTGTGTCCCAACATGGCCTAGTAAGTGAATGCAACAATTACTGAAAGTTCTAAAGGGTTGTTTCATCATAGAGGTCAATGTGCTAGAACCCATATTATACCATAAAAGGTTACTAcaatcttaaggagagtgacaAGTGGCAAGACTCAGCTCCACCAAGTGTTCATGATTTTATTCATATATCAATCTATATGCGGTTGCTTCATTCAATGATTAAACGGTTGAGATAAGTTCTATATACTCAACTTATCCAGTAATATTTTCAACAACTTCCAAAACCATCAAAATGTAACCAAATCACAAACTTTACCAAGATGGAAGCATTGCAATGTTTAGCCCTTCAAAGCCTTACAGTTCAACTTCTATTAGACTGCTTCTCGTAGAAGACCAAGTTCATGACTTTAGGGGgtctaccaccaccaacacagAGTAACCATGTAATGTTCTCATCGGCAGTTTTGAGAGAGACCAGGCCCTCCATAGTAGAAATGGTAACCATGGCTAGAACTAGTATTTTCATTGATGTGCACATCATAGCACTGAGGATTAGCTGCAAATGGAGTGATACCTTCTGGGTTTGCCATAATGTTGGTACTACTATCAACCACTTGAAGATTGCGAAAATAACTTGATTTTGCATATCCTTCAGAGGGAAAATGTCCACTGCCCATCTGAGTAGTTGTATGATAGCCATCTGATTGTGAATTCGTGATCTCGCCACCCCAATGCACCATGGATGCACTACCTGCTAAACCTGTGAGGATGGAGTCAGGCCAGTATCCTAAAAGCTCGTTTTGCAGTTGGATCCACCAATTTCCGCTTACTTTGTCCTGAAACATTGTAGTATTGTTATCATTGTTTAATTCAGTATATAGGACTTGATTTCTTACAGGtgaggatattgaatttgagaattttttatttttacttcaGTGAACAAATGTAAAATCATTTTTGCCTTGACTATGGCAATAGTTATATCAAACTGCTCTGCACTGTAGATTGAGACTGGTTTTATGATGGAACCGAGATagatatttttgtttgtttgaacAAAACCAGGGCACTGTAGATTGTAGCAACCTGTTTGCTCGTAGCCATCATCCTGAAGATCAAATGAATGTCTCTTATACAGACATGAAGTATGAATATGTCTCAAATTAGTGCAGAAAAATATACACAATTAAAAGACAAACACTAACACACAAGAATGTTTATAAGCCATTATCTTTTCCTTTGAGTATGATACTTAGCGCTATAATAAATACAGAATGTGGTCTTTGAAACAGGTTAAttgatattgaaaaagtcacaTACAGTCCAATACAAGAAGAACCGTGTCTGGTTATCTCCTAATAAACTTGGATAAACCTGTGACAACAAAGGCAATTAGTCAATCATTGATTTGATTCTATAGtggaaattaaattaaagattACTAAATCAAATGCAAATATTTCACTGCATTGAAATGCATGACTGACTGATGCAAGTGTACATTTTGTTGGATTCTGAGCCATGAAATGCAAACCTTTTTTCCCCCTgatattgtaatttttatttcactgtTGGATCTCAAATGtctttttttggataatttcAATTACTTAATAACTGGCACTAATTCTGTTAAATTTTCTTCTAACTGTGTTTCTGTTAAGTTTTCAGAGAAATTTCAAAAGAGAGCCTAcacaacaagaaaaaagaaaattgctCAGAAGACACCATGGTCTACAAACATGAATGAACATGAAGATACGGAAGTTTACCATCCATCCTGCTTCAGCAGTGGTCTTACTGTTTGAATCATCAGAAATAACCCAGATTTGAGACAAGCTGAATTCACCATTTTTCACTTTTGGGTTCCATACATTTATGCCAGCATATGCTCCATGGTAATTGCCTCCTCGCAGATAAACTATGGCATGCTAGTCCATATATACACatcaaaagaagagaataaattGTGTTCCCTGATTGAATCACAAATATAAACtgagaaattttttaaaaaggggagagaagaaatgGTTTCAATAGTTACCTCATGGCCAGAATCTGGAAAACCTGAAAAGGTGAAAGACTTGTGACCAAGTTTTGTTTTATATGGTTGAGTCCTTTGAATGGGGATTGTTCCTGTTGGGCATCTTACTTTTGTGATCTTGATTGCAGAGGTATCCACTTTTTTTCCCATTCGGATATGATGTGGGTCTTATCTATCAAACCAGAAAAGAATTTTAGTCATAGTAGACAACAGATGAACTAGCTAAGACAAGTGTTGTCTAATCCCCAACAATAATTGGAGAATTCACAAAATATTCTTGTAATGAACCAGTGCTCTGAAAACTTATGGCACTGCAGGTAACCAAAACTGTATCCTGTGGCctattgaaattgaagaaatatgTAATGTTGAGAATATGTCAtatcaaagaaaagaggaaaaccTGTATTGTGTGGTTCCTAAGCAAAGGATGATCAAAAGCAGGTTGTTTGTAGATATCAATGCAGTCAATTACATTGTTATCTTCAATCTGCCAAAAATTTCATAAGATTTATGAGAACCTTCAAAttctaaaacaaataaataaaacaatttgTAGTCGCAACATTGGTAGTCTTGACGAATGATTTGTTGTCTCTGAGATGTCTAACAAACCCTTCTTCATCTTTCAATGCATGAACACATCTATGATTAATCTCACAACCAATTGTAACAGATAAAAAAACAAGACAAGCAAAATATACACTACTGCTAGGCATTTCTGGTTCAATGCTCTCAACTTAACTGAAATCTTTCTTAATTTTCCACCTCCAAGTACACCATATAAATACATCTCAGATACTCTGTCCACATATTTAAGGAGATGGAAGATTGGAAGGACCAACACGTAAAGGATATTGCAGTTACAGCTTGCCAGTGAAAAGATAAGAGAGTAGAAAGCTGTACAACAATATAAAGGAGGATTTTTGCTATTCAAATCTTATTGCATATCATTATCACTAAATGTTACAAATTTGTTTTCTCAAATTTGCTATTCAAATCTTATGGCCAATCATTATCACAAAATGCTAAGAAATGAAAACTTAGTGGGGAAAAAAAGACCCACCTCAACTTATTCCGTACCATATTGGGTATTGAAACTTCCATTTGCACTGTTTCTTAGGCTTTTAACCAACCTGGATAGCTGGTTTGATCTTGTCCGGTCTGCCCTGGGTAAAATGATCTCATGAATTTCAACCACAAATAGGGGAAAACTAGAACGAATCCATCTTCCTAAAGACTCCAGGCGGTAGGGCTCCACGCGCTCCACCTCGAGGACCCTTTTCTTCTCTGTCAACAACCACATCTTTTCTCAGGTCACTGTAGGAAGGTAAGGGGCATCGTTTCCtgtctctcttcccttcttcactGTCTTTCCTCATTTGGATTTACAGAGTTCTAGGGCATcatgtcctctctctctttgagtTTCGGAACAAAATCTGCAATTCCTTCTTTGATAATCGAGCTCCTCCGATGATGAGTTTGCGTTCTCCTGCGCCTACAAACCTAGATCTCTGAATCTTGGTAATCCAGTGGAATTCCACCCGTTTCAAACAAATCCGgagaaattctgaaattccaTTTTGCTATTGCAAACTGGAAAGATTATCCCGCCAAGAAGGGGACATTGAAATAACGGATttagatgagggtattttggtccattaaaaaatatgaaatgtTAAGGGCACGTTTGGTAACGGTCcgaacaaagaacgcccgttcttgactagaaacgttcttttgtGTTTCTAGTCtggaacggcgttctgagactgaaaatgaccgtttggtaacggtctcaagaacgccgtacaaaacgaaaatggtgtttgataaaacctgttcttccctatttgatgttaattataataatgccatttctttgtcaattataccaaaaaaagacttgtaaaatccttctCTCTTAGCAACCTTagcaaccttagcataaaattaaaatatctgaTTAACATAActaaagtaagtataaaaatatgtcaaatttcaaagatgctattaaaattgggttcttgtgtggattagtggcataactgactatgctatgaacagttgaataaagagggccttggtggactcaaaccaccatcctcttggaacatgctcatgttccaagtgctccaccaatttgagctaaagacccatcaagctgtcaatgaattaacacaacagattgaaccaaattatattctccattcttttttgaattaatttgcaatgaatgaattttaattgCCCAAGAAGCACAAAAGAAATCACTCAACAAAGCTCTGGAAAGGGAAAGCGTTTTTACCCTATATGTGTGGCCTGTAATCTCCATTCTATAAAATCTTTGTCTTCAATTCTAAGCAAATCCCAGATTTGCACTCTGCTAAAGCCTTCCTGAATTTTCCTTTGTTATAATAAACTTCCAGCATCTCCTAACAACAAAATTAACAATTAAAAATGGAACCGAATATATTTTGCTGGTCTGGTTCTTAGGAGGTCCTTTGATAATTAATACTAAAATGGTACATGTCATGCAGGTTTAACTTCCCAGGTGAAAGCCTGAAAGTCGTCGTTTTCTCCTCTAAAAAACTTACAGATCTTGGATTTGAGTTCAAGTACAGCTTAGAAGAGATGTACAAGGGAGCCATAAAAACAGCTAAGGAGAAGGGTTTCCTTCCCCTTTCTAATCCAAACCCAACTCAATAACACTAGCTGGAACGCTAAACCAAAATCAGaggaaaaaaacacaaacaatgaAAGCCAAGAGGATATAAAAGGAGGGAGGGGGCAAAAGAAGAGGAATTAGGCACAACATCATAATGCAAAATCTCTTCGATTCTCTCTACTTTAACCTGAAGCTCCAAACTTTGATTCCCAATTACTAACCAGACTGTTCTGTGTTGtgcaattgaaaaaaaaaaaaaggaaacacattCATAATGATCCTCATGCTTATGTAAGAACATCTCATCATGATCATCCCATAGAGAACTAGTTCTGCAAATTCATAAGTGAATGTGCTAGAGATAGATGTATCTTTAAGGGAGTCTATTCATCAAGGACACCATATTTCTATGTTGCTTTACCTTTTATTGTATAGAGCAATATCTGGTTTGTCGTCCCACTTAGTGGggtttctttgtcttcttaaTTGAAGTGCTTATTCATTTAGAAAGGGGGAGGTGGGGGGAGGAGATTGAAGTACAACCAAATGCTTTGTAAGAATTATTCCTTTAGCTAGAGACCTGAATCACCTGACTACCATGCCAAGCCTTCCAATCTAAGTTGGCATCTTACAGAACATAGTCCAACAATCACATAATATCAGTCCATACAAAGAAACCAGTTGATTAACACCTGAGCTCAACCAATCGACAATATTTAATactgaaaacaaaataaatcaaCGTTGAGCAAACCATACAGGTTTGTTCTAGATCAAATCAGCCAAAAGAACCTTAATCATCAGGCATAATTTGAGAACCAACcaaattcaaattaaaaatcCCCATTTTCAATCGAATTACCTCACGAAGCTGATGTGAACACCCAGGCTTCGATGAGCCCCAATGAGCAATCGATGCAAAGAAAATCCCATATGTGATGAATGCCCATGTCGGATTCTTCGCATTGCAATCGAAACACATCTGcataaaaaatcaaacaaatgaACAGTGAGAACCGAAAATGATTCATATTGTATAATGAGAACTGCAAGAgttttaccaaaagaaaaaaacaaaaaaaaagagaactgcACGGGTTGGTTCTTTGGAAGAAAAACTCCTTATAGTCTTTTGTTCCTGGTGAGTTCGGGATTTGTTTTAACGCGTGCGCACCAAGGCGGCTTTGGTGTGTGTGAAGTTTTTTTTGTGCTCTCAACTGGTCTTTAATCTATTTTTCTATTGCTGACATCAAATAGGCTAACATCAGCCATAGTGTGTTCAAAGTTGGGGCTTGTCATTGTCATGAACCTTATTGACATACACTATATTTTCTCTGCCGTTGAAGATATTCCTGGCATTGAATGAGCATCGTTTGATGCGTCACCAACGTCAACGATCTTTCAATCTGTGCCGTCTAGAATGCTTTGGACGCCACCAATAACAACTAGTTTTCTATGTCatctatgttttcttttttagtgcCAAATGTCTTCTCTTTTTTGAAAAGGGTAATTTTCATGTATCTCCCTTGTACTTTACCCAATATTCACGAGTCACGAGTCACGAGTCACGACACTCCCTCCAAGTTTAAAAATCACTTCCGTCACCCTTTAGAGTAATGAGGTAAACTTAAAACaatccaaaaaaatgaaaagacaattttaacccAATTGAGATCGTCTATGGCCTAGCTATCCGTAGTGGCTTGTGTGGCACAGCAAGGGCTGTGCGTgcaatgattgccttacccccaGCTCgagcaaggcgtttgggcagggataaggTGATCTTTGCACACACGGCTCggtctgtgccgcagcacagcaAGGGTTGTGcatgcaatgactgccttacccccgcttgagcaaggcgtttgggcaggggtaaggtgatctTTACGCACACGACTCAATCTATGCCGCAGAGGTCGCTACGGGCAGCGCGCCGTAGAGGGTCCGGATCCATTTTATCCTCAACCCaattctttccttttgtttgAAACTCATTATTAAAGACGACAAAGCCCTGCAACAAATACCATCTTCTCCTCCACCGATGACCTGAGCAACTAAGATGCAACTTTGTTAAGTCGGTAACCTTCGACCCatcctttctagttttcttCTCTCACCCAGTTTCTCgcgttctctctttctctctttcctctgctCTCTCCCGTATAGCACAGCCACATGCTTAGGCTTAGGCTCAGCCGAGCATACATCCTGGCTATTATGTTTTTAGGGTTGTTCACTTTGCAATGTCCTCACCTTCGTTTTCATCTTAATTAGGTAAGCTAATACCTGCGGTGATGCTTCCACTGTAGCTTTCAGCGATTGCAACAACGACAGATTAGGTGAATTTTCCACGGCCTCTTGTTGGTTTGTGCTTCTGAGAATTCCGACCATCTGATCCACCAGCTGGTCTCCTACCTCTGATTTTATTCATGTATCAATCTCTCCTACTGTACACAGTTGCTTCATTCAAGGATAAAACAGCTGAGATAAGTTCTATATTctcaatttatttattaatatttccAACAATTTCCAATACCATCCAAAACTTTACCAAGATGGAAACATTGCCATGTTTGGCCCTGCAAGGCCTTGTAGTTCGACCTCTGTTAGACTACTTATTGTAGAAGACCAAGTTCATGACTTTAAGGGGTCTACCACTACCAACAAAGAATCGTTCAAGGTACAACTACAAGAAGTTGAACTACAAGAACCTGCATCTCATGATGTTCTCATCGGCAGTTTTGGGAGAGACCAGGCCCTCCATAGTAGAAATGGTAACCATAGCTAGAACCAGTGTTTTCATTGATGTGCACATCATAGCACTGAGGTTTAGCTGCAAATGGAGTGATACCCTTTGGGTTTGCCATAATGTTAGTACTACTATCAACCACTCGAAGATTACGAAAATAACTTGATTTTGCATATCCTTCAGAGGGAAAATGCCCACTGCCCATCTGAGTAGTTGTATGAAATCCATCTGAGTGTGAATTCGTGATCTCGCCACCCCAATGGACCATAGATGCACCACCTGCTAAACCTGTGAG
The sequence above is a segment of the Telopea speciosissima isolate NSW1024214 ecotype Mountain lineage chromosome 7, Tspe_v1, whole genome shotgun sequence genome. Coding sequences within it:
- the LOC122669303 gene encoding uncharacterized protein LOC122669303 encodes the protein MVYPSLLGDNQTRFFLYWTDDGYEQTGCYNLQCPGFVQTNKNIYLGSIIKPVSIYNAEQFDITIAIVKDKVSGNWWIQLQNELLGYWPDSILTGLAGGASMVHWGGEITNSHSDGFHTTTQMGSGHFPSEGYAKSSYFRNLRVVDSSTNIMANPKGITPFAAKPQCYDVHINENTGSSYGYHFYYGGPGLSQNCR
- the LOC122668745 gene encoding uncharacterized protein LOC122668745; translation: MVGILRSTNQQEAVENSPNLSLLQSLKATVEASPQMCFDCNAKNPTWAFITYGIFFASIAHWGSSKPGCSHQLREWQIEDNNVIDCIDIYKQPAFDHPLLRNHTIQVFIRPTSYPNGKKSGYLCNQDHKSFPDSGHEHAIVYLRGGNYHGAYAGINVWNPKVKNGEFSLSQIWVISDDSNSKTTAEAGWMVYPSLLGDNQTRFFLYWTDDGYEQTGCYNLQCPGFVQTNKNIYLGSIIKPVSIYSAEQFDITIAIVKAKMILHLFTEDKVSGNWWIQLQNELLGYWPDSILTGLAGSASMVHWGGEITNSQSDGYHTTTQMGSGHFPSEGYAKSSYFRNLQVVDSSTNIMANPEGITPFAANPQCYDVHINENTSSSHGYHFYYGGPGLSQNCR